In Onychostoma macrolepis isolate SWU-2019 chromosome 14, ASM1243209v1, whole genome shotgun sequence, a single window of DNA contains:
- the pcdh2aa1 gene encoding LOW QUALITY PROTEIN: protocadherin 2 alpha a 1 (The sequence of the model RefSeq protein was modified relative to this genomic sequence to represent the inferred CDS: inserted 1 base in 1 codon): MASKNKIIWMSKIFYLMCLLFSSGRNAAQINYSLQEESKTGVTVGNIAKDLGFDPALLENRNLRIVAGTKQELFRVNHKDGALFVNQRIDREELCAKTNPCLIHLKAVIENPLEMHQISIDIIDVNDNPPSFLDENYKLEILESAMTGARFQLETAHDPDIGSNDLQSYKLSQNLYFRLETEDMGDEGKIPVLILQKPLDREKSARHNLILTATDGGKPQKSATVNITIIVSDINDNAPVCDKQKYTVTVKENAPEGTFLLRVNASDSDEGLNGEIEYSLRNKFRNGASEVFVLDSLTGELKIKGGLNFEERQVYELKILAADKGAVSLSTQCNVLVNVEDVNDNRPEIDVTSVSSHIPEDALPGTVVALMGVTDLDSGMNGKIVCSLPKDIPFDLKPSPDGNFYSLVTKEYIDKESKSSYDITITAKDLGTPSLTSTRSIHVDVTDVNDNSPTFAQSPYTFYVVENNKPGIAVFSLSAADIDEGENARVSYSIDRMNSDQTMTSFLSINEANGTVYSLKSFDFESLKTFQFFVVAKDSGTPSLSSNVTVNVFILDQNDNVPVILYPVSANGSAEGVEEVPRNVNAGHLVTKVRAYDADIGYNGWLLFSLQEVSDHSLFGLDRYTGQIRTLRSFTETDEAQHKLLILVKDNGNVSLSATATVIVKVVEPKEAFAASDVKTQXKDEEENNVTFYLIITLGSVSVLFVISIIVLLVMQCSKSTDYSSKYLQDTNYDGTLCHSIQYRSGDKRYMLVGPRMSIGSTIVPGSNGNTLVIPDRRRRGSGEVRCIFNNNSYFHKFARVCMPGLFNSAPGGPVSCRV, encoded by the exons ATGGcgagcaaaaataaaataatatggaTGAGCAAGATTTTTTATCTGATGTGTCTGCTGTTCAGTTCCGGAAGAAATGCTGCCCAGATAAACTATTCCCTTCAAGAAGAATCAAAAACTGGAGTCACTGTGGGGAACATTGCaaaggacttgggatttgatcCGGCTTTACTGGAAAACAGGAATTTACGTATCGTTGCGGGGACAAAACAAGAGCTCTTTCGGGTAAATCATAAAGACGGCGCTTTGTTTGTGAACCAGAGGATAGACAGAGAAGAGCTGTGCGCTAAAACCAACCCATGTCTCATTCATCTGAAAGCAGTGATAGAAAATCCACTCGAAATGCATCAGATATCAATTGACATTATCGATGTCAATGATAATCCACCGAGTTTTTTGGACGAAAACTATAAATTGGAAATACTTGAATCTGCAATGACAGGGGCACGATTTCAGTTAGAAACAGCGCACGACCCGGATATAGGCTCAAACGACTTGCAATCATATAAACTGAGCCAAAATCTTTATTTTCGTTTAGAAACGGAAGACATGGGAGACGAAGGTAAGATACCTGtccttattttacaaaaacctCTTGACAGAGAGAAAAGCGCAAGGCATAATCTAATATTAACTGCGACAGACGGTGGCAAGCCACAGAAATCAGCTACTGTGAATATTACGATTATTGTGTCGGACATCAATGATAATGCCCCAGTGTGTGATAAGCAAAAATACACAGTAACAGTAAAAGAAAATGCCCCCGAAGGTACATTTCTGCTCCGCGTTAATGCTTCAGATTCAGATGAAGGACTAAACGGAGAAATTGAATACTCTTTACGGAACAAGTTCAGGAACGGAGCATCTGAGGTTTTTGTTTTAGATAGTTTGACGGGGGAATTAAAGATAAAAGGTGGGCTAAATTTTGAGGAAAGGCAGGTTTATGAGCTAAAGATACTGGCTGCGGATAAGGGAGCCGTTTCTTTGTCTACACAGTGTAATGTGCTTGTAAATGTTGAGGATGTCAACGACAACCGGCCTGAGATTGACGTTACTTCAGTATCCAGCCACATTCCCGAGGATGCGCTTCCTGGGACTGTCGTAGCTTTGATGGGAGTTACAGACCTGGATTCAGGTATGAACGGAAAGATAGTTTGCTCTCTGCCTAAGGATATTCCTTTTGACCTCAAGCCGTCGCCTGATGGAAACTTTTATTCTTTGGTAACTAAAGAATACATTGACAAAGAATCGAAATCGTCTTATGATATCACTATAACAGCCAAAGATTTAGGAACTCCGTCGTTAACATCAACAAGATCCATTCACGTTGATGTCACTGATGTTAACGACAACAGCCCCACATTTGCTCAAAGCCCATATACGTTCTACGTGGTTGAAAACAACAAACCAGGAATTGCTGTTTTCTCATTAAGTGCAGCTGATATAGATGAAGGTGAAAACGCACGTGTATCGTATTCAATTGATCGAATGAATTCAGACCAAACAATGACATCTTTCCTGAGTATTAATGAGGCGAATGGTACCGTTTACTCATTGAAGAGCTTTGATTTTgagtctttaaaaacatttcaattcTTTGTTGTGGCCAAAGACTCTGGCACTCCGTCTCTGAGCAGCAACGTGACCGTGAACGTGTTTATTCTGGATCAGAACGACAACGTTCCAGTGATCTTATATCCAGTCAGCGCTAACGGTTCTGCTGAGGGTGTGGAAGAGGTTCCTCGTAATGTGAACGCAGGTCATTTGGTGACTAAAGTCAGAGCCTATGATGCAGATATAGGATACAACGGCTGGTTATTATTTTCACTGCAGGAAGTTAGTGACCACAGTCTCTTTGGTTTGGACCGCTATACAGGACAGATAAGGACCCTTCGCTCATTCACAGAAACAGACGAGGCCCAGCATAAACTGCTCATACTGGTCAAAGACAATGGGAACGTTTCTCTCTCAGCAACAGCGACTGTGATTGTCAAAGTTGTGGAGCCCAAAGAGGCTTTTGCAGCTTCTGATGTGAAAACCC TAAAAGACGAGGAGGAAAACAacgtgacattttatttgatcatcaCTTTGGGCTCGGTTTCAGTGCTTTTTGTCATCAGCATCATCGTGTTGCTTGTAATGCAGTGCTCTAAATCGACAGACTATTCGTCCAAGTATTTACAGGATACAAATTACGACGGGACTCTGTGTCACAGCATCCAGTACAGATCTGGAGACAAACGGTACATGTTAGTTGGACCCAGAATGAGTATCGGCTCTACTATAGTCCCGGGCAGTAATGGAAATACTCTAGTGATCCCAGATCGCAGGAGGAGAGGTTCTGGAGAGGTAAGATGCATCTtcaataataatagttattttcATAAGTTTGCACGTGTGTGTATGCCAGGGCTCTTCAACTCggctcctggagggccggtgtcctgcagagtttag
- the LOC131553541 gene encoding protocadherin gamma-C3-like: MEHEGQKRRWECWRIALCFSFLLCIGEHVSAQIRYTIPEEVKGGTVVGNVAKDLGLDVGALTDRRFRIVSGSNDDFFQVNQNGVLHVHKKIDREALCDSYSACVINLKIVVENPLEIHYIAVEVTDVNDNSPSFSEHEKRLEISESTARGTRFQLKAARDPDAGVNSVRIYKLTQNEHFDLEVKDQGEDKLPFLVLQKSLDREINDEYNLVLTAVDGGNPQRSGTLNITINVLDINDNRPVFSQDMYSTTLKENIQIGTLVIQVQASDADHGSNGEVTYAFGSDQNPKVYEIFSLDKLTGDIRVKGDVDFEDKSIYKLDVQASDKGQPPMTTDCRVVVKIFDTNDNKPEIEVTSLSKMVPEDSKPGTVISLISVTDRDTGVNGKVVCSLSGNVPFELKQSVQENMYSLVTKGNLDRETVSHYDITITASDLGQPPLSSYKTLSVQVSDVNDNPPQFSLNPIELYMIENNAAGAPILTLSAFDKDLNENSMISYQIIKGNGTQSDMTSFLNINSETGAIYALKSFDFETVKTFKFYALATDSGTPSLSSNVTVNVFILDQNDNVPVILYPVSANGSAEGVEEVPRNVNAGHLVTKVRAYDADIGYNGWLLFSLQEVSDHSLFGLDRYTGQIRTLRSFTETDEAQHKLFILVKDNGNVSLSATATVIVKVVEPKEAFAASDVKNTVKDEEENNVTFYLMITLGSVSVLFVISIIVLLVMQCSKSTDYSSKYLQDTNYDGTLCHSIQYRSGDKRYMLVGPRMSIGSTIVPGSNGNTLVIPDRRRRCSGEVRMTYYFCTV; this comes from the coding sequence ATGGAACACGAAGGACAAAAGCGCAGATGGGAGTGCTGGCGGATCgctttgtgtttctcttttctgctGTGCATCGGCGAGCATGTTTCAGCTCAGATAAGATATACTATTCCAGAGGAGGTAAAAGGTGGAACCGTCGTTGGAAATGTTGCGAAGGATTTGGGCCTAGATGTCGGTGCTTTGACGGACAGGCGGTTCCGCATTGTATCTGGATCCAATGATGATTTTTTTCAGGTAAATCAGAACGGCGTTTTGCACGTTCATAAGAAAATCGACCGAGAAGCGCTGTGTGATAGTTATAGCGCATGTGTCATAAATCTGAAGATTGTTGTAGAAAATCCACTTGAAATACATTATATTGCAGTGGAAGTGACCGATGTAAATGACAATTCACCCAGTTTTAGTGAACATGAGAAACGATTGGAGATTTCAGAATCGACTGCTAGAGGAACGCGTTTTCAGCTCAAGGCTGCCCGTGACCCGGATGCAGGGGTAAATTCTGTTCGTATATACAAATTAACTCAGAATGAACACTTTGATCTAGAAGTCAAAGATCAAGGAGAAGACAAATTGCCATTTTTAGTTTTACAAAAATCACTTGACCGCGAGATCAATGACGaatataatttagttttaacGGCTGTAGATGGAGGGAATCCTCAAAGATCAGGGAcactaaatattacaattaacgTTCTGGACATAAATGACAATAGACCTGTTTTTAGCCAAGATATGTATTCTACAACTTTAAaggaaaatatacaaattggAACACTAGTAATTCAGGTTCAAGCAAGTGATGCAGATCATGGCTCAAATGGAGAGGTCACCTACGCGTTTGGCAGCGATCAGAACCCAAAGGTGTATGAAATATTTAGTTTAGATAAACTGACTGGTGATATTCGTGTGAAAGGCGATGTAGATTTTGAGGACAAATCTATTTACAAACTTGATGTTCAAGCATCCGATAAAGGTCAGCCCCCTATGACAACAGACTGCAGAGTTGTTGTAAAAATATTCGACACAAACGATAATAAACCAGAGATTGAAGTGACCTCATTGTCGAAAATGGTGCCTGAAGACTCTAAGCCTGGTACTGTAATCTCACTCATCAGTGTTACTGACAGAGACACTGGTGTGAACGGAAAAGTCGTGTGCTCTCTCTCAGGAAATGTTCcatttgaattaaaacaatcAGTTCAGGAAAACATGTACTCCTTGGTGACTAAAGGGAACCTGGACCGTGAAACTGTATCACATTATGACATTACAATTACAGCGAGCGACTTGGGTCAGCCTCCACTGTCCTCATATAAAACTTTGAGTGTGCAGGTGTCAGATGTTAATGATAACCCGCCTCAATTCAGCCTAAATCCAATTGAATTATATATGATTGAAAACAACGCTGCAGGCGCGCCCATTCTCACGCTGAGTGCTTTTGACAAAGACCTAAATGAAAACTCTATGATTTCATATCAGATTATTAAAGGAAATGGGACACAAAGTGACATGACATCTTTTCTAAATATTAATTCTGAGACAGGCGCAATTTATGCACTTAAAAGTTTTGATTTTGAGACTGTCAAAACCTTTAAATTTTACGCGCTCGCCACAGACTCTGGCACTCCGTCTCTGAGCAGTAACGTGACAGTGAACGTGTTTATTCTGGATCAGAACGACAACGTTCCAGTGATCTTATATCCAGTCAGCGCTAACGGTTCTGCTGAGGGTGTGGAAGAGGTTCCTCGTAATGTGAACGCAGGTCATTTGGTGACTAAAGTCAGAGCCTATGATGCAGATATAGGATACAACGGCTGGTTATTATTTTCACTGCAGGAAGTTAGTGACCACAGTCTCTTTGGTTTGGACCGCTATACAGGACAGATAAGGACCCTTCGCTCATTCACAGAAACAGACGAGGCCCAGCATAAACTGTTCATACTGGTCAAAGACAATGGGAACGTTTCTCTCTCAGCAACAGCGACTGTGATTGTCAAAGTTGTGGAGCCCAAAGAGGCTTTTGCAGCTTCTGATGtgaaaaacacagtaaaagaCGAGGAGGAAAACAacgtgacattttatttgatgatCACTTTGGGCTCGGTTTCGGTGCTTTTTGTCATCAGCATCATCGTGTTGCTTGTAATGCAGTGCTCTAAATCGACAGACTATTCGTCCAAGTATTTACAGGATACAAATTACGACGGGACTCTGTGTCACAGCATCCAGTACAGATCTGGAGACAAACGGTACATGTTAGTTGGACCCAGAATGAGTATCGGCTCTACTATAGTCCCGGGCAGTAATGGAAATACTCTAGTGATCCCAGATCGCAGGAGGAGATGTTCTGGAGAGGTAAGAATGACTTATTATTTTTGCACTGTTTGA
- the LOC131553190 gene encoding protocadherin alpha-C2-like has product MEVILENPVRIFNIELEIMDINDNAPYFRRDTINLDISESTAVGERFSLSNAVDPDIGSNSIKSYHLSESANFDIEIQTGRDGSKFADLILKKALDREEQAIHNLILTAVDGGVPARSGTASIIVRVLDTNDNAPQFDKDSYTINLTENAPIGSLVVKLNATDRDEGSNSDITYSFSLYTSEKTQTAFELKPDSGEIRVREMINYEDFRIYDMEIIATDKGANSLSGKCKVKILITDMNDNHPEISIKSFSSPVKEDIAVNTVIAVVSVSDKDSGENGQVDIHISDDLPFALKESSDNYYELLVSEPLDREKVPEYDITITVTDRGIPSLSDNETITLELLDVNDNVPQFPQTFYTIPVMENNAPGALLSSLTAIDPDLHENQYLVYFIIEKEIVNISMSMLFSINPENGNLYALKTFDYEIEKEFLFHIEARDSGVPPLSSNVTVHIIIMDQNDNTPLIVSPWRAHGSVVEEKIPRSTDKGTLISKVIAIDSDSVHNSRITYQFLHNTDATLFSLDQYNGEIRTMRMFSYRDSPPAAGCDRQRQRRARALCYSHHQTVHGGDRP; this is encoded by the coding sequence atggaaGTCATACTTGAGAATCCAGTTCGTATATTTAACATTGAATTGGAAATAATGGACATTAACGACAATGCGCCTTACTTTCGTAGGGATACAATTAATTTGGACATCTCTGAATCTACTGCTGTTGGCGAGAGGTTTTCTCTAAGTAATGCAGTTGACCCTGATATTGGTTCAAATTCCATTAAAAGTTATCATTTGAGTGAGAGTGCAAACTTTGATATTGAAATACAGACAGGGAGGGATGGTTCAAAATTTgctgatttaatattgaaaaaagCTTTAGATCGCGAAGAACAGGCCATACATAATCTGATACTCACTGCTGTGGATGGAGGAGTCCCCGCGCGCTCTGGCACTGCTAGTATTATTGTGCGCGTTCTGGACACTAATGACAACGCCCCTCAATTCGATAAAGACAGTTATACTATAAATCTAACAGAAAACGCACCTATTGGAAGCCTTGTAGTGAAATTAAACGCGACAGATAGAGATGAAGGCTCCAATTCAGATATCACTTATTCTTTTAGTCTGTATACATCTGAGAAAACACAGACAGCATTTGAATTAAAGCCTGACAGTGGTGAAATCAGAGTAAGAGAGATGATTAATTATGAGGATTTCAGGATCTATGATATGGAAATTATAGCAACAGATAAAGGAGCTAATAGTCTCTCTGGAAAGTGTAAAGTTAAGATTTTAATCACAGATATGAATGACAACCATCCTGAAATTTCTATAAAATCATTCTCAAGTCCAGTGAAAGAGGATATAgctgtaaatactgtaattgCAGTTGTTAGTGTGAGTGATAAAGACTCAGGAGAAAATGGACAGGTAGATATTCATATTTCTGATGATTTACCTTTTGCACTCAAAGAATCATCTgataattattatgaattattagtTTCAGAACCGTTAGACCGTGAAAAGGTTCCAGAATATGACATCACTATTACCGTGACTGACAGGGGCATCCCGTCGTTATCTGATAATGAAACTATAACTTTAGAGCTGCTGGACGTTAACGACAATGTTCCTCAGTTCCCACAGACATTCTACACGATACCTGTTATGGAGAATAACGCGCCTGGAGCTTTACTGAGCTCTTTAACTGCTATAGACCCAGATCTCCATGAAAATCAGTATTTAGTCTATTTTATCATAGAGAAGGAAATAGTGAACATCTCCATGTCCATGCTGTTCTCCATTAACCCAGAGAACGGGAATCTTTACGCGCTAAAGACGTTTGACTATGAGATAGAGAAGGAGTTTCTTTTCCACATCGAGGCCAGAGACTCTGGCGTTCCTCCGCTCAGCAGTAACGTGACCGTTCACATTATTATCATGGATCAGAACGACAACACACCGCTTATAGTGTCTCCATGGCGCGCGCACGGCTCGGTGGTGGAGGAAAAGATCCCGAGATCCACCGATAAAGGGACTCTGATATCCAAAGTCATCGCCATAGACTCTGATTCAGTGCACAACTCTCGAATCACGTACCAGTTTCTCCACAACACTGACGCGACATTATTCAGCTTGGATCAATATAACGGAGAGATCCGGACCATGAGAATGTTCAGTTACAGAGACTCGCCACCAGCAGCTGGTTGTGATCGCCAAAGACAACGGAGAGCCCGCGCTCTCTGCTACAGTCACCATCAAACTGTCCACGGTGGAGACCGCCCTTAA